In Pyrodictium occultum, the genomic window ACAGGGGTGATAGACCTAGCCGCCAAGATGGGTGCAAGCGTACAGTTCATAGAGCTTCACCCGGTAGGCAAGGCAGCAAGGAGGTTCAATGAACACTATCTGCCAAGGTGGCGTGTGCTGGAGAAGCTTGAGGGAAGGGTGGTCGAGATAAAATACCGTATAGGCCTGCACAACCGACCGGTACTAATACTGGACAATGGGGTCAAGGTAGAGCTGGTGGGGCCTGTCGGTAACTTCATCTTCTGTGCTGGCTGTACGAGAATCAGAGTAACCTATGACTTCAAGCTCCTTCCATGCCTTAACTGGCGGGGTAAGCCGGTAGAGGTGAGGCCCAGGCTCCAGGGCCTAAAGGGCTTCGAGGAGAAGGTTGAGGCCGTTATATCTGCCATAAAGGAGGCTAACATGCTGCGGGCCCCCTATGTCCTCTATCCTCTGGGCTCAAAGCTTGTCCCGCCCCGGAGGCGCTGGCGGACCGCTAGGATAGGGCTGCCCAAGAGGGGTGGCTCACTGCACTTCACGGGGCCGCGTAGCGATCAGCTGCTTAGAAAAATGCTGGCGGAGTGGGGAGACTACACAGCCTTGAAATAACTGCCGGCTACGAGCCGTCTTCCCCTCTGCCAGCGTTAATGGAGGACCAGCTTTTCCAGTATCATTACTAGGTAGAGCATGCCCAGGTGCATGTTGGTCACCTTGAAGGCCCTCTTGGCGTAGATCTCGTCACCGCTCATTATGCTGTACTTGACTGCCATAGAGAATACGTGTATTGAGGCCAACAGCCCGTAGGCTAGCGAGGCTAAGCCTATTGCACCGTTGAGCCATAGGCCCACAACCACGTAGCCCATAACGATAGCCCCAAAGCCTATCCCCATGGCCGTCACGTTGGGATCCGCTATGACGGGCAGCATTGGAACGTTAGCCTTCCTATAGTCCTCGCGGTAGAAGGTTGCCAGGAACCATATGTGGGCCGGCACCCAGGCTACCACGAGCAGCGATAGTAGAAGACCGTTTACATCTATGACCCCGGTTGCGGCCGCCCATCCGCCTAGGGCGGGGGCGCCGCCGGCAATGGCTCCGGCTATAATGCTTAGCGGGGTCTTACGCTTTAACAGGATAGTGTAGGCCACTATGTCGAAGAGGAAGCCGATCAATATTGCAACGCTATAATACACGTTTATGTGTAGAGCTGCTATTACTAGGGATGCTGCGAGTAGTATGCTTGAACCGGCAAGTACACTGCGGGGGTTCATCCTGCCAGCGGCCAGGGGCCTATCCTTGGTCCTAGGCATTGCAGCGTCTATGTCGCGGTCGAAGTACATGTTTAGCGCTGTGACTGCCGCTATAGAGATGTAGCCAAGCACTACTACTAACAAGTGAAACAGCAGAGGCTTATGGAACCCCCCGCCAAGGATAAAGGCTGTATACATGGA contains:
- the moaA gene encoding GTP 3',8-cyclase MoaA, encoding MTGDLTTPLIDRYGRPLTNLRIMVTGRCNFSCFFCHMEGYREQELEEKELRLDEIELIAEAARRLDIRAFKLTGGEPTLRRDLARIVSILKSRGKAYVSITTNGSLIHHHMPGLADAGVDHVNVSLHSLSASKFKAITGSNMLERVLSNLKLLHDYGIPVKINFVILRGLNENDITGVIDLAAKMGASVQFIELHPVGKAARRFNEHYLPRWRVLEKLEGRVVEIKYRIGLHNRPVLILDNGVKVELVGPVGNFIFCAGCTRIRVTYDFKLLPCLNWRGKPVEVRPRLQGLKGFEEKVEAVISAIKEANMLRAPYVLYPLGSKLVPPRRRWRTARIGLPKRGGSLHFTGPRSDQLLRKMLAEWGDYTALK
- the cyoE gene encoding heme o synthase, with the translated sequence MAERGPGLRAQYAGRSGGLSKLVADIAALIKLRQTTLLAFSMYTAFILGGGFHKPLLFHLLVVVLGYISIAAVTALNMYFDRDIDAAMPRTKDRPLAAGRMNPRSVLAGSSILLAASLVIAALHINVYYSVAILIGFLFDIVAYTILLKRKTPLSIIAGAIAGGAPALGGWAAATGVIDVNGLLLSLLVVAWVPAHIWFLATFYREDYRKANVPMLPVIADPNVTAMGIGFGAIVMGYVVVGLWLNGAIGLASLAYGLLASIHVFSMAVKYSIMSGDEIYAKRAFKVTNMHLGMLYLVMILEKLVLH